One part of the Thermodesulforhabdaceae bacterium genome encodes these proteins:
- the csrA gene encoding carbon storage regulator CsrA, with the protein MLILSRRVGEAIRIGEDIEIIVTEISQNRVKIGIKSPKTIPVYREELYQRIKDENRQAALVNSKDIINAFPLFIKAEHKQKEGE; encoded by the coding sequence ATGCTGATTTTAAGCCGAAGAGTGGGAGAGGCTATTCGTATAGGGGAAGATATTGAAATAATCGTAACAGAGATTTCGCAAAACAGAGTAAAGATTGGAATCAAAAGCCCTAAGACCATCCCTGTGTATCGAGAAGAACTTTATCAGAGGATAAAGGATGAAAATCGTCAGGCAGCCCTTGTAAACAGCAAAGATATCATAAACGCATTCCCGCTTTTTATAAAGGCAGAACATAAACAAAAAGAGGGGGAATAG
- the fabD gene encoding ACP S-malonyltransferase, which produces MEGWVFLFPGQGSQYVGMGRGFYESYSEVEKIFDEASRISGINVARLCFEGPEDELVLTKNVQLAITVVNVACLKVLELHGIHPVAAAGHSLGEYSALYAAGVVDFPDLIKLVYHRGRLMHEAAEKFRGGMLALMYATEEQIGHICRVCDLEVANINSPEQVIVTGSLEGIQKAIEEARKIGIKRTVPLNVSGPWHSRWMKDASDKFEIVLKGCSFHRMMFPVVMNTDAKILEDGEDIGAKLKTQIVSPVLWKQSIERLIALGYTKFVEVGPKQVLSGLVRKIDKSVHIAHVEDPPSLATFLKNHNNLS; this is translated from the coding sequence ATGGAAGGATGGGTTTTTCTCTTCCCTGGTCAGGGCTCTCAATATGTTGGCATGGGAAGAGGCTTTTATGAATCCTACTCGGAAGTGGAAAAGATCTTTGATGAGGCTAGTCGTATCTCGGGTATAAATGTCGCTCGGCTGTGTTTTGAAGGTCCTGAAGATGAACTTGTTCTAACCAAAAATGTTCAGTTAGCCATTACTGTGGTTAATGTTGCTTGTCTCAAAGTGCTTGAACTTCATGGCATACATCCAGTTGCCGCAGCGGGTCACAGTCTCGGGGAATACAGTGCTTTGTATGCTGCGGGGGTAGTAGATTTTCCTGATCTGATCAAACTTGTTTACCATAGAGGTCGTTTGATGCATGAAGCGGCTGAAAAGTTTAGAGGCGGTATGCTGGCGCTTATGTATGCTACCGAGGAGCAGATAGGTCATATCTGCCGCGTCTGTGATTTGGAGGTGGCTAATATAAATTCGCCAGAGCAGGTTATAGTGACAGGAAGTCTAGAAGGTATTCAAAAGGCGATTGAAGAAGCTCGAAAGATTGGTATCAAAAGAACTGTTCCCTTAAACGTGAGTGGTCCATGGCATAGCCGCTGGATGAAAGATGCGTCCGACAAATTTGAAATTGTGCTCAAGGGTTGTTCTTTCCACCGCATGATGTTCCCTGTTGTAATGAACACGGACGCCAAAATCCTAGAAGACGGGGAAGATATAGGCGCAAAACTAAAAACCCAGATAGTATCCCCAGTTTTGTGGAAGCAATCTATCGAACGGCTTATTGCTCTTGGCTATACTAAGTTTGTGGAAGTGGGACCGAAGCAGGTTCTTAGTGGGTTGGTCAGGAAAATTGACAAGTCAGTTCACATTGCTCATGTTGAAGATCCTCCATCCCTGGCTACTTTTCTTAAGAATCATAATAACTTAAGTTGA
- the aspS gene encoding aspartate--tRNA ligase produces MESSAKKESTLSVETETKEEFQYRFVPLDTLGDWHRTHHCNAIRKEHIGQDVCLMGWVQRRRDHGGLIFVDLRDREGITQLVFDPAHNPLAHERAHGIRNEYVIAVKGTVRARPEGMVNPKLETGEVEVIVDELKLLNASKTPPFMLEDRIQVSENVRLKYRYIDLRRPSMMRNLRIRHEAMQFTRRYFADKGFMEVETPVLTKSTPEGARDYLVPSRIYPGKFYSLPQSPQLFKQILMVAGFDRYMQIVKCFRDEDLRADRQPEFTQVDLELSFIGEEDIYQLIEVWIKSLFSHILGLDIPIPFRRIPYDDAMALYGTDKPDLRFGMEIHDVSEIVKESEFNVFKQAINSRGMVGCIRFEGGAKLSRKELDDLVAFAQSLGAKGLAWIKIHPSEWQSPIAKFLSDGIKDALSRELNLTPGDIIFFGADQPSIVRNVLGNIRIHLAHNYLFKENPSLKDRYEFLWVTDFPLLEWSPEEKRYVAVHHPFTSPKEEELDLLEEAPEKVHSRAYDLVLNGTEIGGGSIRIHRKDVQERVFKVLGIGEEEAREKFGFLLEALEYGAPPHGGIAFGLDRLLMMMTKSSSIRDVIAFPKTQKATCLMTGAPSEPDVQQLLELCISVESKKN; encoded by the coding sequence GTGGAGAGCAGCGCAAAAAAGGAATCAACACTGTCTGTAGAAACAGAAACTAAAGAGGAGTTTCAGTATCGCTTCGTGCCTCTGGATACTCTCGGCGATTGGCATAGAACCCACCATTGCAATGCCATCCGTAAAGAACATATTGGTCAAGATGTATGCCTTATGGGCTGGGTTCAGAGACGGCGAGACCACGGTGGGTTGATATTTGTTGACCTTAGAGATAGGGAAGGCATAACCCAGTTAGTATTCGACCCGGCTCATAATCCCCTTGCCCACGAGAGAGCTCACGGCATAAGAAACGAATACGTCATTGCCGTAAAGGGCACAGTAAGAGCTCGCCCTGAAGGTATGGTCAACCCCAAGCTGGAAACTGGAGAAGTAGAGGTAATCGTTGATGAATTAAAACTTCTTAATGCATCCAAAACTCCCCCTTTCATGCTGGAAGACCGTATTCAGGTAAGCGAAAATGTTAGACTCAAATATCGTTACATAGACCTTCGCCGACCCTCTATGATGAGAAATTTACGGATCCGCCATGAAGCAATGCAATTTACGAGACGATACTTTGCTGACAAAGGCTTTATGGAAGTAGAAACGCCAGTTCTAACAAAAAGCACACCAGAAGGTGCCAGGGATTACCTTGTCCCCAGTCGTATATATCCAGGAAAGTTTTACTCTTTGCCTCAGTCGCCTCAGCTTTTCAAACAAATCCTAATGGTTGCCGGGTTCGATCGCTATATGCAGATAGTCAAATGCTTCCGGGATGAAGACCTGAGAGCCGACCGACAACCGGAATTTACTCAAGTGGATCTTGAGCTTTCATTCATCGGGGAAGAAGATATTTACCAACTTATCGAAGTCTGGATTAAGTCGCTCTTTTCTCACATCCTAGGATTAGATATTCCTATACCATTTAGACGAATACCTTACGATGATGCCATGGCTTTGTATGGAACCGATAAGCCAGATCTTCGCTTTGGTATGGAAATCCACGATGTAAGTGAAATAGTCAAGGAATCGGAATTTAATGTGTTCAAGCAAGCAATTAACTCCAGAGGCATGGTTGGCTGCATCCGTTTCGAAGGGGGGGCAAAACTTTCTCGAAAAGAACTGGATGATCTGGTAGCCTTTGCACAAAGTCTTGGCGCTAAAGGGCTTGCCTGGATAAAGATCCACCCATCGGAATGGCAATCGCCTATAGCAAAGTTTCTTTCTGACGGTATAAAAGATGCTCTATCTCGAGAACTCAATCTTACTCCAGGAGATATTATCTTCTTCGGCGCCGATCAACCTTCTATTGTTAGGAATGTCCTGGGAAACATTCGCATTCATCTTGCTCACAATTATCTCTTCAAAGAAAACCCAAGCCTTAAAGATCGCTATGAATTCCTCTGGGTAACAGATTTCCCGCTTCTTGAGTGGAGTCCTGAAGAAAAAAGATATGTCGCTGTCCACCATCCCTTTACATCCCCCAAAGAAGAAGAACTGGATCTACTTGAGGAAGCCCCTGAAAAAGTGCACAGCCGTGCTTACGATTTGGTTCTTAACGGAACCGAAATTGGAGGGGGAAGTATTCGAATTCACCGAAAAGACGTGCAAGAAAGAGTCTTCAAAGTGCTTGGAATTGGAGAAGAAGAGGCTCGAGAAAAATTCGGTTTCCTTCTGGAAGCACTCGAATACGGTGCTCCTCCTCACGGAGGTATCGCATTCGGGCTGGATAGACTTCTAATGATGATGACAAAATCTTCTTCCATACGCGATGTAATAGCCTTCCCCAAGACTCAAAAAGCCACCTGTCTTATGACTGGAGCGCCTTCAGAACCCGATGTGCAGCAGTTGTTGGAGCTTTGTATCAGCGTGGAATCGAAAAAGAACTGA
- the radC gene encoding DNA repair protein RadC: protein MRSIKTNDDSKKDLEGHRRRLRERFATSGLEAFQDHEVLELLLTYAIPRKDVKSIAKKLLVHFKSLSSVFDAPRESLQSIEGVGPQAAILISLIPQLSERYAFDRQRHRDTLSCAKDVWEYIKPRVDKAFESLWMIALDSQNKVLAAEMIQKGTVNRTVVIPRLVVETAIKHRATAVILVHNHPGGSTAPSQADRHITSLLKKTLEVLDIRLLDHLIITSSSYYSFAETGDL, encoded by the coding sequence GTGAGATCTATCAAAACCAATGATGATTCTAAAAAGGATCTTGAGGGACATAGAAGGCGGCTGAGAGAACGCTTCGCCACAAGCGGATTAGAAGCGTTTCAAGACCATGAGGTGCTGGAATTGCTTCTTACCTATGCTATTCCTCGAAAGGACGTAAAGTCTATAGCGAAAAAACTCCTGGTGCATTTTAAGTCTCTGTCCTCTGTCTTTGATGCTCCTAGGGAAAGCCTTCAAAGTATCGAAGGAGTCGGTCCTCAAGCCGCTATACTCATTTCTTTAATTCCTCAGCTATCGGAAAGATACGCCTTTGATCGTCAGCGCCACCGTGATACTCTCTCCTGCGCTAAAGATGTTTGGGAATATATTAAACCTCGAGTGGATAAGGCTTTTGAAAGTCTCTGGATGATTGCCCTTGATAGTCAGAATAAGGTTTTAGCCGCTGAAATGATTCAGAAAGGCACAGTTAACAGGACGGTTGTTATTCCGAGGTTGGTTGTAGAAACTGCTATAAAGCATCGGGCAACGGCTGTTATCCTTGTTCACAACCATCCCGGAGGAAGCACTGCTCCATCTCAGGCTGATAGGCATATAACATCTTTGCTTAAAAAGACCTTGGAGGTTCTTGATATACGACTTCTTGATCACCTAATAATAACCAGTTCCTCTTATTACTCCTTTGCGGAAACTGGAGATCTCTAA
- a CDS encoding MASE3 domain-containing protein: MNFPKNLSHRILDIPILQIVIGMPPIILMCILSFYNYLLFHSLVEIFAVVVTGMIFLTAWVTQNYMTNHYLLFLGISYLFIGLIDLLHALAYKGMGVFPNATANEPTQLWIMARYMESISLLIAPTYAHRKVSTIFWGTLYLILTIAGFLAIFQFKVFPDCYLEGKGLTTFKISSEYLICAILAISILRLKHIQEILDPRVFRLIMAAIITTIIAELAFTFYVSVYGLSNMVGHIFRLLSFALVLEGLIRTGIRDPFSVLFRQLKKEKESLESALKEVRTLQGLLPICSFCKKIRDDEGYWHNLENYISSKTEAMFSHGLCPDCLNKHYPEIADDVLGETNSSEQEYPHEKDFVNHINKRD; the protein is encoded by the coding sequence ATGAACTTCCCCAAAAACTTATCTCACCGCATTTTGGACATACCAATTTTGCAGATAGTTATCGGCATGCCGCCCATTATCTTAATGTGCATTTTGAGCTTTTATAACTATCTCCTGTTTCATTCCCTAGTAGAAATATTTGCTGTGGTGGTTACTGGAATGATTTTTTTGACAGCATGGGTCACCCAGAACTATATGACCAATCACTATTTGCTCTTTCTGGGAATCAGCTATCTTTTTATTGGACTAATAGATCTATTGCATGCATTAGCCTACAAAGGTATGGGTGTATTCCCAAACGCTACAGCTAACGAACCCACCCAATTGTGGATAATGGCTCGCTACATGGAAAGTATATCGCTTTTGATCGCTCCAACCTATGCACATAGAAAAGTATCAACTATATTTTGGGGAACACTATATTTGATATTAACGATTGCAGGATTCTTAGCAATATTTCAATTTAAGGTCTTTCCAGATTGTTACTTGGAAGGAAAGGGTTTAACAACATTCAAAATCTCTAGCGAATATTTAATTTGTGCTATTCTGGCTATATCTATTCTGAGGTTAAAGCACATTCAGGAAATTCTGGATCCCAGAGTCTTTCGCCTTATTATGGCTGCTATAATCACAACAATAATAGCTGAACTGGCTTTCACCTTCTATGTTAGTGTTTATGGACTTTCTAATATGGTGGGACATATATTTAGGCTACTATCCTTCGCTCTGGTTCTCGAGGGTCTGATTCGGACTGGTATAAGGGACCCCTTTTCTGTACTATTCCGCCAGCTCAAAAAAGAAAAAGAAAGCCTGGAATCTGCTCTCAAAGAGGTAAGGACACTGCAGGGACTCCTGCCAATTTGTTCGTTTTGCAAAAAAATTCGAGACGATGAAGGATACTGGCACAACTTGGAAAACTATATTTCATCTAAAACAGAAGCTATGTTTTCTCACGGTTTGTGCCCTGATTGCTTGAATAAGCATTATCCAGAAATTGCCGATGATGTTTTGGGAGAAACTAATTCATCTGAGCAAGAATACCCGCATGAAAAAGATTTCGTGAATCATATCAATAAAAGAGACTAA
- a CDS encoding acyl-CoA dehydrogenase family protein, which yields MSTRLMEQLLRGSFDWKAFDAYDEKIRWDMVKNILDEYRKLINEHSVDEFEKRGKLTKKILKDMAAIGLFGLNIPESYGGKGCNLQEYLAIVAEMAKIDLSVSLVSLAHLSIGIKGILLFGSQDQKERYLPRAASGDLIFSYALTEPKHGSDARHIETHAELSPDGKYYILNGQKTYITNANYAGALTVFAQMDPNQPGFMGAFIVETGWEGVHIEKDMPKMGLKASSTATVSFKNVKVPTENLIGSPGDGYKIALAILSYGRLGLAAASYGLMDQSCKDMLKRARSRKQFGRPIAEFELVQEMIVKAEVYKTVTKAMTFFTACIMEMDPGASVAVETSHCKLFGTARAWNVLYDTMQVHGGAGYLSTLPFEKRMRDFRVATIFEGTTEIHSIYPPLWILRQWRKELSVERFTNKVRQLGEIFFASEKWISWGEETELQRAQRLCEKMIVAVRRLLLFGMVRYGEKITDHEFFLRRITSLSLYAFGLLSLGAVLRYRKKRHMLSERDLAVLEYFTEEAQEVYRKANSVLISPIEKSHARVVKSMNSLDW from the coding sequence ATGAGCACTAGGTTGATGGAGCAACTGCTTAGGGGAAGTTTTGATTGGAAAGCTTTTGATGCTTACGATGAAAAAATTCGATGGGACATGGTGAAAAATATTCTCGACGAGTATCGTAAGCTAATAAATGAACATTCTGTTGATGAGTTTGAAAAGCGCGGCAAGCTTACCAAAAAAATTCTAAAAGACATGGCAGCTATAGGCTTGTTCGGTCTGAACATTCCGGAATCATACGGCGGCAAAGGATGTAACCTTCAGGAATATCTTGCTATTGTGGCAGAGATGGCAAAAATTGATTTATCTGTTTCTCTTGTTTCTCTTGCTCATCTTTCTATAGGCATAAAGGGTATTTTGTTGTTTGGTTCCCAGGACCAAAAAGAACGTTATCTTCCTCGAGCGGCTTCGGGGGATTTGATCTTTTCCTACGCTCTTACAGAACCAAAACACGGATCAGATGCCCGCCATATTGAAACTCATGCCGAATTGTCCCCAGATGGTAAATATTACATCCTTAACGGACAGAAAACATACATAACTAACGCTAACTACGCCGGGGCGCTCACTGTTTTTGCTCAAATGGATCCAAATCAGCCGGGTTTTATGGGCGCCTTTATTGTAGAAACCGGTTGGGAAGGGGTCCACATAGAAAAAGATATGCCCAAAATGGGGCTTAAGGCGAGTTCTACGGCTACCGTGAGCTTTAAGAACGTCAAGGTGCCCACAGAAAATCTTATCGGCAGTCCAGGAGATGGCTATAAGATAGCTTTAGCAATTCTCAGCTATGGAAGACTCGGACTTGCTGCCGCTTCCTACGGGCTTATGGATCAGTCCTGTAAAGACATGCTCAAGAGAGCCAGATCGCGGAAGCAGTTTGGCCGTCCTATAGCAGAATTTGAACTGGTGCAGGAAATGATTGTAAAAGCCGAAGTTTACAAAACTGTGACCAAAGCGATGACATTTTTTACCGCCTGTATTATGGAGATGGATCCGGGAGCTTCTGTAGCTGTTGAGACATCCCATTGTAAGCTTTTCGGGACCGCTCGAGCCTGGAATGTTCTCTATGATACTATGCAGGTTCATGGCGGAGCAGGTTATTTGAGCACGCTTCCTTTTGAAAAACGTATGCGGGACTTTCGCGTAGCTACCATCTTTGAAGGCACCACAGAAATCCATTCAATTTATCCTCCGCTCTGGATTTTGCGACAGTGGAGGAAAGAACTTTCCGTGGAACGTTTTACTAATAAAGTAAGGCAGTTAGGAGAAATATTTTTTGCTTCAGAAAAATGGATTTCCTGGGGAGAAGAAACCGAACTCCAGCGGGCTCAGAGACTATGCGAAAAAATGATTGTGGCAGTAAGAAGATTGCTTCTTTTTGGTATGGTAAGATACGGGGAGAAAATAACAGATCATGAATTTTTCTTGCGGCGTATAACTTCACTCAGTCTTTATGCTTTTGGGTTGCTGTCGCTCGGGGCTGTCCTCAGGTATAGAAAAAAACGACACATGCTAAGCGAGAGAGATCTTGCCGTATTGGAGTATTTTACCGAAGAGGCGCAGGAAGTTTACCGAAAGGCTAACTCTGTCCTGATTTCACCAATTGAGAAGTCTCATGCAAGAGTGGTTAAATCCATGAACAGTCTTGATTGGTAG
- a CDS encoding HDOD domain-containing protein — MNEQKSGQEWIDRIIAQAQRLPPFPDVVHKLMPLLRELAPVRKIEDVIKYEPVIAAKVLSIARSPYYARLRNVESLRDAIVVLGQKQLIQVVMAACAAQYYRGAMEGYDLREGELWEHAVGVALMTEIIGERLNRQNLLSLYTAGLLHDIGKTVLHFYVREEFDRIINEVKKNKKTFLDAEREILGIDHQQLGGLIAKKWNFPDAVTAGIRFHHNPKKAADKYRDIANILYVANRMVSSIGIGCGIDGFLNPNQDEVFNDLGITSRMIEELLAKFGDAFKDIKEFILN; from the coding sequence ATGAACGAACAAAAGAGCGGTCAGGAATGGATTGATCGTATCATTGCCCAGGCTCAACGTCTTCCTCCATTTCCTGATGTGGTCCATAAGCTGATGCCACTTCTTCGGGAATTGGCTCCGGTTAGAAAGATTGAAGATGTAATCAAATACGAACCGGTGATTGCAGCCAAAGTGTTATCTATTGCCCGATCACCATACTATGCAAGGCTTCGTAACGTCGAATCCCTTCGAGATGCTATTGTCGTGCTGGGACAAAAGCAACTCATTCAAGTGGTGATGGCGGCTTGTGCTGCCCAATATTATAGAGGGGCTATGGAAGGATATGATCTAAGGGAGGGTGAACTCTGGGAGCACGCCGTCGGTGTTGCTTTGATGACAGAAATAATCGGGGAACGGCTTAATCGTCAAAACCTGCTTTCTCTCTACACAGCGGGACTGCTCCACGACATTGGGAAAACAGTTCTGCATTTTTATGTTAGAGAAGAATTCGATCGGATTATTAATGAAGTCAAAAAAAACAAAAAGACATTCCTTGACGCTGAACGAGAAATCCTGGGAATAGACCACCAGCAACTAGGTGGGCTTATTGCTAAAAAATGGAACTTTCCTGATGCTGTAACGGCTGGAATTCGATTCCACCATAATCCCAAAAAAGCGGCCGATAAGTATCGTGATATTGCAAACATTCTATACGTGGCAAACAGAATGGTTTCTTCGATCGGCATCGGCTGTGGTATTGATGGATTTCTCAACCCTAACCAGGATGAAGTTTTTAATGATCTGGGCATAACATCTCGCATGATTGAGGAACTCCTTGCCAAATTCGGAGATGCCTTCAAGGACATTAAAGAGTTCATCCTAAACTGA
- a CDS encoding ATP-binding cassette domain-containing protein: MERLAISMENVWFVRNGRAIIHNFSWQVEEGSHWILLGPNGSGKTTILKLIAGYLWPTEGVISVLGSEFGKIDLRVLRRQIGWVGSFLQEHIASEQTPMDIILSGAMGSLWLYEKPSKKSIALAESMADLVGCSHLLKTPYGVLSQGEKQRILLARALTAQPRLLLLDEPCAGLDMVAREHFLQVLSQLPVKLSHPITIVLVTHHIEEANQLFSKALLLKNGTVLGCGSIWDVLTDSMLSELYEAPIKSFSFNGRYYGYVVWNGIEPLRRR; this comes from the coding sequence ATGGAACGACTAGCAATCAGTATGGAAAATGTCTGGTTTGTTAGGAATGGTAGAGCCATCATCCATAACTTCTCCTGGCAGGTGGAAGAGGGGAGTCACTGGATTTTGTTGGGACCTAACGGATCTGGTAAAACCACCATTCTCAAGCTCATTGCTGGCTATCTGTGGCCTACGGAGGGGGTTATATCCGTTTTAGGGAGTGAGTTTGGAAAGATCGATCTAAGAGTTCTTAGACGACAGATTGGCTGGGTAGGATCTTTTCTTCAGGAACACATCGCTTCTGAACAAACACCTATGGACATCATCCTTAGTGGCGCGATGGGATCTCTTTGGCTTTATGAAAAACCATCGAAGAAATCTATAGCACTGGCCGAGTCAATGGCCGATCTTGTAGGATGTTCCCATCTGCTAAAAACACCCTATGGAGTTCTTTCTCAAGGTGAAAAGCAACGAATTCTTCTGGCTAGAGCTCTGACCGCTCAACCTCGGCTTCTCCTGCTAGATGAACCCTGCGCTGGTTTGGATATGGTTGCCAGAGAGCACTTCCTGCAGGTTCTTTCTCAACTTCCAGTTAAACTTTCGCACCCCATAACCATTGTCCTGGTTACACATCACATTGAGGAAGCAAATCAGCTCTTTTCGAAGGCCCTTCTTCTGAAAAATGGAACGGTTCTGGGGTGTGGGTCTATTTGGGATGTTTTAACAGATAGCATGCTTTCCGAACTTTATGAGGCACCGATTAAAAGTTTTTCCTTCAACGGCCGTTATTATGGATATGTAGTCTGGAACGGGATTGAACCTTTAAGAAGGCGATAA
- a CDS encoding ABC transporter substrate-binding protein, which translates to MIRRILVFVTVLALGITGFAVEPVKSAEPDTPTKIISSMVDEVFAVLNKGCAQGRSVRSYREELYQVALKYVDLDEVAPRVVGPVWRDQTKEAQEEFKKLFREVVFSSYADRLERYACAQKKVIYENDEIQGSIARVRSRVQSPDQGEAQIEYRLKKKPTGWKIYDVVVEGVSMVQNYRSQFADILRRQSFAQMLDMLRNKVETGKN; encoded by the coding sequence ATGATCAGGCGAATTTTAGTTTTTGTTACAGTTTTAGCGCTGGGGATAACGGGATTTGCTGTGGAGCCGGTTAAAAGTGCAGAGCCAGATACGCCTACGAAAATAATCTCTTCTATGGTTGACGAAGTTTTCGCTGTTTTGAATAAAGGCTGTGCTCAGGGGCGCTCTGTAAGGTCCTACCGTGAAGAACTCTACCAGGTGGCGTTGAAATACGTTGATCTGGATGAAGTTGCTCCTAGAGTGGTTGGTCCTGTGTGGCGTGACCAGACAAAAGAAGCCCAGGAAGAATTCAAAAAACTGTTTAGAGAAGTGGTTTTTTCAAGCTATGCAGATCGGCTTGAGCGGTATGCCTGTGCTCAGAAAAAAGTGATTTATGAAAATGATGAAATTCAGGGATCTATTGCTAGAGTCAGGTCTCGAGTCCAATCTCCTGATCAGGGGGAAGCACAGATAGAGTATAGGTTAAAAAAGAAACCGACTGGTTGGAAGATTTACGATGTAGTGGTTGAAGGTGTTAGCATGGTACAGAATTATCGAAGCCAATTTGCTGATATATTGAGACGGCAGAGCTTTGCTCAAATGCTAGATATGTTACGGAACAAGGTGGAAACAGGTAAAAATTAG
- the fliW gene encoding flagellar assembly protein FliW — MIIETSRFGSIEVKDDSIIEFPWGIPGFESVKRYVLLEHGEGPFQWLQAVDEPSLAFVVCLPEVIGISYEVPTACMEPIGAKAREDLIVLTLISFDRDKNIIRFHLRSPLIFNIHEKKGYQWTMDKEEVKACVKLPEGMEWEEVEN, encoded by the coding sequence ATGATAATAGAAACTTCTCGTTTCGGCTCAATTGAAGTAAAAGACGATAGTATTATTGAGTTTCCATGGGGCATACCAGGTTTTGAATCCGTAAAACGATACGTGCTTTTAGAACATGGAGAGGGTCCTTTTCAGTGGCTACAGGCAGTAGATGAACCATCTCTTGCCTTTGTTGTCTGTCTTCCTGAAGTTATTGGTATTTCTTATGAAGTTCCAACCGCTTGCATGGAACCAATTGGCGCGAAAGCAAGAGAAGACTTGATTGTCTTAACTCTCATTTCCTTTGACCGGGATAAGAACATTATCCGTTTTCACTTGAGAAGTCCTCTTATATTTAACATTCATGAGAAAAAGGGCTATCAGTGGACCATGGATAAGGAAGAAGTTAAAGCTTGTGTTAAACTTCCAGAAGGCATGGAGTGGGAAGAGGTAGAAAATTAA
- a CDS encoding J domain-containing protein produces the protein MKKQRPFGNLEECYRILGISPSASLDEVKQRYRMLAKLYHPDVRGSGSSGSLSKGEATELFRKVNEAYKVIVNWKTFEAAFKRAKNSSNISRDPEDNNKNIYDEKSFSRNPFHDDIYRKKKTVSYPRDLTFSLKWRKRIATLIIGSFLVLVLAVIVIPFLDSSPKQRVVVSSPNNIITISSEPKLPEKPSSGSLPSRRTIGAAYQNHPSKSFFTVGSTEDEVLSVQGMPDKKSGQMWHYGLSKVMFRDGRVVGYDNFDGSLKVQLVPKKDVLSVNLPEYFTLGSNQDEVLLVQGTPHKVIKDTWHYGLDRIFFKEENGVKVVSGYDNLAGSLKVRVIPPEVTQESASLNRGYFTVGDSQRDVVAIQGTPQRVEQNKWFYGAFYVIFDRGKVVNVGPVPGDGGGVLKFVAKQQSLSGQSGGGNEH, from the coding sequence ATGAAGAAGCAAAGACCTTTCGGTAATCTAGAAGAATGTTATCGAATATTGGGAATTTCCCCCAGCGCTTCGCTAGATGAAGTCAAGCAAAGGTATAGAATGCTTGCAAAACTTTACCATCCAGATGTCCGCGGTTCAGGTAGTTCAGGCTCATTGTCGAAGGGGGAAGCCACTGAGCTTTTTAGAAAGGTTAACGAAGCTTACAAGGTCATAGTTAACTGGAAAACTTTTGAGGCGGCTTTCAAAAGGGCTAAAAACTCGTCAAATATATCCCGAGATCCTGAAGATAATAATAAAAATATCTATGATGAAAAATCTTTTTCTCGCAATCCCTTTCACGATGACATTTATCGAAAGAAGAAAACCGTTTCTTACCCCAGGGATTTAACTTTTAGCCTTAAATGGCGAAAAAGAATAGCCACATTGATCATTGGATCTTTTTTGGTTTTGGTACTGGCCGTTATTGTCATACCCTTTCTTGATTCTTCTCCAAAACAAAGGGTTGTAGTTTCTTCACCGAATAATATCATTACAATTTCTTCGGAGCCAAAGTTGCCCGAAAAACCTTCTTCCGGATCTTTACCGTCAAGGCGGACGATCGGCGCAGCTTATCAGAACCATCCTTCTAAATCTTTTTTTACTGTCGGATCCACCGAAGATGAAGTTCTTTCAGTCCAGGGAATGCCGGATAAAAAGTCTGGTCAAATGTGGCATTACGGACTTTCTAAAGTCATGTTTCGGGATGGCAGGGTTGTGGGATATGATAATTTCGACGGTTCCTTAAAGGTCCAGCTTGTCCCGAAGAAGGATGTTCTTTCTGTTAACCTTCCTGAATATTTCACTCTTGGATCTAACCAGGATGAAGTTCTTTTAGTGCAAGGAACACCTCATAAAGTAATTAAGGACACGTGGCATTATGGGCTTGATAGAATTTTTTTCAAAGAAGAAAATGGTGTGAAAGTGGTGAGCGGTTACGACAATTTGGCTGGATCACTCAAAGTTCGTGTTATTCCTCCCGAAGTAACCCAAGAGTCAGCATCTTTGAATCGAGGCTACTTTACAGTCGGTGATAGTCAAAGGGATGTTGTGGCGATTCAGGGAACGCCTCAGAGAGTTGAACAAAACAAGTGGTTTTACGGAGCTTTTTACGTGATATTTGATCGGGGAAAAGTAGTAAACGTGGGTCCCGTGCCTGGAGATGGGGGAGGAGTGCTGAAGTTTGTAGCAAAGCAACAGTCATTGTCGGGTCAAAGTGGGGGTGGAAATGAGCACTAG